Below is a window of Paremcibacter congregatus DNA.
CGCGATCGTTAAAAATCTGCGACAGGCCCCAGGCGGATAAGGTCAGCAATCCAAACCACACCCAGCCGAACGCGACATTATTCTGCCCAAGCGGCGAACGGCACAGCAGATTGTAACCCAACCAGCCGCCAATGAGAAAAGCAATGCCTATGGCCACCGCCGTGAGGGGCGCCATGGCGTATTTGGAAGCATCAACCAGAAAGACCGACGCGCCGTAATAATAGACGACCGCCAGTAGCAAAAATCCGCTGATCCAGGTGAAATAGGCTTCCCATTTGAACCAGTGCAGCTCGCCGGGCATTTCCGGCGGGGCGACGCTGTATTTCTGTTTGTGGTAAAAACCGCCGCCATGCACGGCCCAAAGCTCGCCGGAAACGCCCTTGGCGGTATCCACCTCATCCTTGGCCTTGCGCAGATGATTGTCCAGCCAGATGAAATAAAAGGATGACCCGATCCAGGCGATGCCGGTGATGAGATGCAGCCAGCGAATGGCCATACTGAGCCAGCTTGTGATATCAAGTTCCATGGGTCTTCCTCTCTAGGTCTCGTCTTTTTCGCGTCCGCCGATGGCCCCTGTGACCTCATCCGCCAGCGCTCTGACTATTTTACCGATTGTGTTTAAAGTTTTTTGTTTTAGCCGCACCGTCGGTCCGGCAATGGTCAAAAAGGCCACCGCCTCACGATGTTCATTATAAATTGCCGCCGCGACGCAACGCATGCCCAGGCTTTGTTCCTGCTCATCAATGGCGAATCCCTTACGGCGGATGTCCTGTACCTCAGCCAACAGGCTGGGCAGGCCGACATGGGTGCGCTCGGTCAGTGGCGTAAAAGCGACATCTTTCATCAAATCAGCGGCTTCAGCATCCGACAGGGTCGCCAGCTGCATCTTGCCGACGGCCGAGGCGTATAGCGTCACCCGATTGCCAAGAGGCACCGACATGCGCATCACTTCGCGGCATTCCACCTGGGCGATAAAGGTCATCTGATCGCCGTCCAGCACCGCGAGACTCGTCGTTTCCCCGACCTCGGCCACCAGTTTTTTCATATAGGGCCGCGCCTGGGTGACAAAATCGCGTTTCTGCAGATAACCATTGCCGACACGGAAGGCCTGCAGGCCCACGGACCAAAGCCCCGTCGCCGGATCCACCTCGACATAGCCCCTGTCTTTCATGGCATTCAGCAGCCGATGCACGGTCGACGGCGCCAGATCCAGCTTGGCCGCCACCTGACTGAGGTTTAGACCGATCCCCGCATCCGCGACGCATTCCAGCAGGGAAAACGCCCGTGTCAGGGACTGCACCTGGCCTTTGCCGATCACTTTTTCCGTCATATCTGTTGCGCCTTCGCTTCCCGACGGCGGGCATGCAGCAGCGGTTCCGTATAACCGTTCGGCTGATCCCGCCCCTTGAAAATAAGATCGCGGGCCGCCTGAAAGGCAACACCGGTGAAATCCGGGCCCATTGGCTGGTAAAGCGGATCAGTTTTATTCTGCTGATCGACCACCAACGCCATGCGGCGCAAGGTCTTCTCCACTTGCGGGCCAGTGCAGATATCATGATGCAGCCAGTTGGCGATATGCTGGCTCGAAATCCGTAACGTCGCCCGGTCTTCCATCAGGCCGCGATGGTCAATGTCCGGCACTTTCGAACAGCCCACCCCCTGATCAATCCAGCGCACCACATAGCCGAGGATACCCTGACAGTTATTGGCCAGTTCCTCTGCTATCTCGGCATCGCTGACGGTGGTTTCCGACATGATCGGCAAGGTCAGGAGATCCTGCAACGCCGCGCGCGGGCGGCGGATGAGTTGTTTCTGCAGCGCCGCCACATCATGGGTGTGATAATGGGTGGCGTGCAGGGTGGCGGCGGTCGGTGACGGCACCCAGGCGCAACTGGCCCCGGCAAGGAGATGATCGCCCTTGCTCGCCATCATCTGCGCCATCTCATCTGGCATGGCCCACATGCCCTTTCCGATCTGGGCCCGGCCCTGCATGCCGACACTCAGACCGATGTCCACATTCCAGCGTTCATAGGCGTCAATCCAGGCTTCGCCCTTCATGGCGTTCTTGCGCACCATGGGGCCGGCCTCCATAACGCTATGGATTTCATCGCCGGTGCGGTCAAGGAAACCGGTGTTGATGAAAAAGATCCGGTCCTTCACCGCCCGGATGCATTCTTTCAGATTGACCGTGGTGTGGCGCTCCTCATCCATCACCCCAACCTTGATCGTATGACGCGGCAGGTTTAGGATATCCTCGACCTGGTCAAACAGATCATTGGTGAAGGCGGCCTCCTCCGGCCCGTGCATTTTCGGTTTGACGATATAGATGCTGCCCGTGCGGCTGTTCGCGCCCCTATCATGCAACGCGCACAGACTAGTGATCAGGGCATCAAGAATGCCTTCCGGTATCTCGTTACCCTTTTCATCCAACACGGCGTCCGTGGTCATCAGGTGGCCCACATTGCGCACCAGCATCAGGCTGCGGCCTGGCAGCCGGAGGTCTTCGCCGCAAACACCTTGATACAATCGGTCCCGGTTTAAACGGCGCTCTATCGTTTTGCCGCCTTTTTGCACGTCGGCCGTGAGATCGCCCTTCATCAGGCCGAGCCAGTTTTGATAGACCCGCACCTTGTCCTCGGCATCAACCGCCGCGACAGAGTCCTCACAGTCCATGATTGCCGTCAGGGCCGATTCCAGAATGACATCGCAGACACCGGACAGATTTTCCGCACCCACCGGATGGCTGCGATCAATGACGAGTTCCAGGTGCAAACCATGATGACAGAACAGCAACGTCAATCGTCCCCCATCCTGACATCTTGCACGAAATCCCTCTGGATAGCGTAGCCGATCGCTCGTCCCGCCTTTCAGCGCCACCGTCAGGGCGGCAGGCTCAGCCGTTTCATCGACAATATATTCCAGCACATCACCGTGAGAGGCCTCCGCCAAAGGGATATACTGATCCAGGAAATCAGTGGCCCAGGCGATCACCTGTGCGCCGCGATCCGAATCATACCCCCCGGAGGCCACCTTTCCGGCGATGACGTCACTGCCGTAAAGGGCGTCAAACAGACTGCCCCATCGGGCGTTGGCTGCATTCAGGGCATAACGTGCGTTATCCACCGGCACCACCAGTTGCGGCCCGGCAAGGATGGAGACTTCCGCATCCAGATTTGTCGTGGCAATGGAAAAGTCAGCCCCTTCCGGCACCAAATAGCCAATATCGCAAAGAAAACGCATATACACATCTGGATCGAACGCCCCCCGATGGTCTTTATGCCAGCTATCCAGCCTCAGTTGCAGGTCTTCACGGCGCGCCAACAGGGTCTTGTTTATCGGACCACACCTCTCCACCAGGTCCGCCAATCCTTGCCACACCACATCGGCCGATACAGAAAGGGATGGCAGAATGTCCTGCTCAACCAGACAGCATAATTCTTGGGCAATCTGCAGTGCGCCACGGCGTTCATAAGAGGTCATCAAAGGGCTTCCTTTCCAGTCTTCATCTCCTCTTTTCATATCACGATTTCCATTAAATGGAAATGATTTCTATATTGTGGAAATAGAATCTGAAAATTTACAAAATTCCTTCTGAAAAGACTCACCTCCTCTATAGAACTCACTTTACTTCCCAAAGCCCTCAAAAAATTTCCTGCAAAAGTGAAATTAGACAACGGGATCAAAATATTAGATTGATTTTTTGATATTTCTGACTTAAAAATACATACTGAGTTACAATTTAAGCTCAATTTTGAGGATATGAATTAAGAATCTTAAAACAGAACCTCGTAAGGGGTAACGGTCCGCTAAAGTGACTAATACGTCCATCATGTGACTTTGAAATGCCTGTTTCTAGAGCTCTCCAATGACTTCAAATACGACTAAACTGCAAACTCTTGAACGACCCTCCCGGCATAAACGGGAATAACTTAAGTACAGACAAACAAGGATGCTCTACAAATGGCAACTGGCACAGTGAAATGGTTTAACGCAAATAAAGGCTATGGCTTCATCGCACCAGATGAAGGCGGCAAAGATGTATTCGTACATATTACTGCTCTTGAAAAAGCAGGCGTTCATCAATTGAACGACGGACAAAAAGTAAGTTACGATATTGCTGAAAACAGAGGCAAAGAAGCTGCCGCTGATATCCAGCTGCTCGACTAGGGTTATCTTGCCCCCTGCAGGTTATCGTTAAACTGACAGGATAGAAGATCGCATCCAATTCACTCACCGCGCCCGTCATAATGCGCGCGGGGAGTTCTCCCCCCCTTTACCATTTCCTCCCAGTCGCAGATGCGACAATCCCCCCTCTTTGAACAATAAGTAATTTATTTAACCCTTTTTAAACGCCTTAATATTATTAATTACTAATGTAATTTACATTTAACCTGAGGCGTATTTTATGACCAACCTATATACCCAAATTGGCGGTGAGCCTGCGGTAGATGCCGCAGTCGATATTTTTTACGATAAAATCAATAGTGAAAAGTCTCTGGATCCTTTCTTTGCAGACATTGACATGCCGCAACAGCGCAGCAAGATGAAAAAATTCCTCACGCTTCTTATGACTGGAAAAGCCGAAAATTCGGGAGAGTATATGCGCCGGTCTCACCAAAATCTGGGACAAAAAGGCATCAACGACACGCATTTTGATACCGTCGGCAATCTTCTCAAAGAAACCTTGGAAGAACTGAGCGTTCCTGGAGACTTTATAGGTCAGATCCTCGGCGCCGTTGAGAGCCTGCGGGATCCCGTGTTAAATCGTTAAAATCAGCAGTCACAGATTTTGACCAGACGGCACCATCGATTTTTTGCTACGCAAGTGACAATCGATTCAGCACGTCAAGCGCCTGATCTGCGGTTTCCATTTCGACAAAGATATAATCGTGATAATATGCCGCGACCACATTCGCGCTTATTCCCTGGTCTGCCAAGGCGCCAGACACCGCTGCGGTTAACCCAACGGCTTGCAGACTGGACTGAACCTGCAAGGTGATTTTCCGGTATGTGCCGTCGTAAGGCAGGCCCGTCGCCATCGCCATGGACTCTTCCATAATAAGGCTCACGCCTTCAGGCTCATGGAACACACATAACGGCGTACAATCCGCCAAGGCCTTAAACGCATCGATCGCCAGTGTACAAAAGACATACTTTTTTTGCGACAGTTCCGGTCGCATATCCCTTAAAAGAACACCAAGATCACATATGCCTGTCATTTTCCTGCGCCTTAGTAAATATCCAGATCAGTTGCTGAAATAACCTGCCCTGTATATCCTGCCTCACGAATTTCCCGGATCAGGTCCTCGTCACTCCTGCCCCAATAGAGCTGATGATAGAGCACCAGCAACTTCGGTTTGGTTTTCTGGGCGATTTCCGCGAGCTCGATCGTCGATGTATGAAATTGAGCATGATACTTTTGCCACACCGGAGGACGGCTTTTATAGGCCTCGGCGGAATAAACCTCATGGACCAGAATATCGACCCCGGTTGCCGCCTCAATCAAGGCCGGGCTCGGGCGCGCATCACCTGAAATCACTATGGTCTGGCCTTTATGGGAAAATTTATACCCGTAGGGCGTTTCCCACGATCCATGCAAAACCGGTATGGCTTCGACAGTGACAGCCGCATCCTGATATACGACACCGGGTGCATCAATCTCTGTAACATCGGTTTTATAACCCTCCTCGTTGGCGGGCTCCAGCCCTTCCAGCCGCAAATGAATATCTTCCGAATAGGCTTGTTGCAAATGATTGGCCATATCCTGTGTGCCCTTGGGGCCAAACAGTTTGAGCGGCGCCACTCTCTCCAACACCCAAGGCGTAAAGATCAGGTCCGGCAAACCCAGCGTATGATCCGAATGAAGATGACTCAGAAAAACAATATTGAGCTTATCAGCTTCCAGCGCCACAACACCATTACGGGCCGCAGCAGCTGCCCGCCGCACGACGCCCGGTCCCGCATCC
It encodes the following:
- a CDS encoding MBL fold metallo-hydrolase — translated: MLRIAFCVFLLVGTAASSSAADKMQVVMLGTGTPNADPDRSGPAVAIVMGNQAYLVDAGPGVVRRAAAAARNGVVALEADKLNIVFLSHLHSDHTLGLPDLIFTPWVLERVAPLKLFGPKGTQDMANHLQQAYSEDIHLRLEGLEPANEEGYKTDVTEIDAPGVVYQDAAVTVEAIPVLHGSWETPYGYKFSHKGQTIVISGDARPSPALIEAATGVDILVHEVYSAEAYKSRPPVWQKYHAQFHTSTIELAEIAQKTKPKLLVLYHQLYWGRSDEDLIREIREAGYTGQVISATDLDIY
- a CDS encoding IclR family transcriptional regulator, whose translation is MTEKVIGKGQVQSLTRAFSLLECVADAGIGLNLSQVAAKLDLAPSTVHRLLNAMKDRGYVEVDPATGLWSVGLQAFRVGNGYLQKRDFVTQARPYMKKLVAEVGETTSLAVLDGDQMTFIAQVECREVMRMSVPLGNRVTLYASAVGKMQLATLSDAEAADLMKDVAFTPLTERTHVGLPSLLAEVQDIRRKGFAIDEQEQSLGMRCVAAAIYNEHREAVAFLTIAGPTVRLKQKTLNTIGKIVRALADEVTGAIGGREKDET
- a CDS encoding group I truncated hemoglobin; translation: MTNLYTQIGGEPAVDAAVDIFYDKINSEKSLDPFFADIDMPQQRSKMKKFLTLLMTGKAENSGEYMRRSHQNLGQKGINDTHFDTVGNLLKETLEELSVPGDFIGQILGAVESLRDPVLNR
- a CDS encoding ACT domain-containing protein, with protein sequence MTGICDLGVLLRDMRPELSQKKYVFCTLAIDAFKALADCTPLCVFHEPEGVSLIMEESMAMATGLPYDGTYRKITLQVQSSLQAVGLTAAVSGALADQGISANVVAAYYHDYIFVEMETADQALDVLNRLSLA
- a CDS encoding cold-shock protein, whose product is MATGTVKWFNANKGYGFIAPDEGGKDVFVHITALEKAGVHQLNDGQKVSYDIAENRGKEAAADIQLLD
- a CDS encoding malate synthase G, with product MTSYERRGALQIAQELCCLVEQDILPSLSVSADVVWQGLADLVERCGPINKTLLARREDLQLRLDSWHKDHRGAFDPDVYMRFLCDIGYLVPEGADFSIATTNLDAEVSILAGPQLVVPVDNARYALNAANARWGSLFDALYGSDVIAGKVASGGYDSDRGAQVIAWATDFLDQYIPLAEASHGDVLEYIVDETAEPAALTVALKGGTSDRLRYPEGFRARCQDGGRLTLLFCHHGLHLELVIDRSHPVGAENLSGVCDVILESALTAIMDCEDSVAAVDAEDKVRVYQNWLGLMKGDLTADVQKGGKTIERRLNRDRLYQGVCGEDLRLPGRSLMLVRNVGHLMTTDAVLDEKGNEIPEGILDALITSLCALHDRGANSRTGSIYIVKPKMHGPEEAAFTNDLFDQVEDILNLPRHTIKVGVMDEERHTTVNLKECIRAVKDRIFFINTGFLDRTGDEIHSVMEAGPMVRKNAMKGEAWIDAYERWNVDIGLSVGMQGRAQIGKGMWAMPDEMAQMMASKGDHLLAGASCAWVPSPTAATLHATHYHTHDVAALQKQLIRRPRAALQDLLTLPIMSETTVSDAEIAEELANNCQGILGYVVRWIDQGVGCSKVPDIDHRGLMEDRATLRISSQHIANWLHHDICTGPQVEKTLRRMALVVDQQNKTDPLYQPMGPDFTGVAFQAARDLIFKGRDQPNGYTEPLLHARRREAKAQQI